Below is a genomic region from Miscanthus floridulus cultivar M001 chromosome 1, ASM1932011v1, whole genome shotgun sequence.
attttgaataacAACAGTTTGATTAAGTCCATAAGAAAAGGGCATGCCCTTTGCTATTACAAGAGTTTGATAAGCTGAATGCACTTTGTACTCAACTTAATAATAGAAATCTAGTTACTCTGCTCTTTTTAACCATGCAAAGGGCCAAAATATACTTAGAGCAGATAGGTTCAGTATTTTTAGCTGCTGAGATCTAAGAACATGTCAGTAATGAAATGTTCGCGACACTAAATAAAAGAATACATGCATTTTTGGCGTTATCACCTTGCATGTAGTCCTCGGAGAGTAAAGGAATAGCTCCATCCTTGGTTACTGAGTTTGTGCTATGTTTTCCAGATTTGGAATCTTCGTAATCTGTCTGACTTTTGGATGTTCCAGTGGCAGTTGACATGTTGTCTTCATAATCAATCAGATCAATACCTTGAACGACCACTTGAGGGAAGCTTCTCAGTCCAATAATGTCTGCAGACTTTTCTTGTGCAGTAGCTGGCAACACTAACAAGGCTCCTTTGCCTGCCCACTTATAGAAGGAAAAATGGAACTTGTTATTGGCCATGATACTTTCCAAGTTAACAGGAGTCTCTTCAAATTCACTGTCCATGGAGCTGACATAATTAGATGTGCTTTTCTTTTCTCCACTTTGAGAACGGAACCTAGATAGGAATGGATAGCGATGCCAAGAGAAGGGATTCTTCTTTGAATGTTGTTGGGCTGCCCCTTGGGCAAGGTAATTATTCATGGATGCATTGGGGGAAGTTGGAACACTGTAAGCATAAGATGTCCCATCATCGTTTCTGTTGGATATTTGCCGAGAGGGAGAAGTAGGCACTGAACCGTCCGTGCCTCTGTTGACCCGCATGGAGAAGCTGCAAGAAACAGGTAGAGGTTGTACATTCCAAAGTAGACCAAAGATGTGGTTTACAAAATAATAAAAGAAATGATCAGCTAAGAGTGATCAGTGATGGACTCGTCGTATCTATTGCTTCCCTTCGTTTTCAAGTTTGATGGATCGACGAGCAACAAATAATCTCCATGTAAACCATCCAGTTATTAGCTAAACTCACAGATATGTAAACATAAGGAAGCATTACGTAATCACAATGCCCACATTTCCAGATACGTTAGTACGACGATTGTTGCTAGCTTGATATCACTTTGCTGAAAAGCTCGCTTCCTTCTATGTGACAAGTTAAACAGTAGTACCTCGATCGCGGGCGGGCCGTGGAGACAGGCGAAGCCGGCCCGCCGAACACATCCCCCCAATCCCCGGCGCCGCCCCGCCTGGGAGACGCTGCCTCGCTCCCGGGGAATATGTCCTTGTAAAACTCCTCCCCGGGATGCCTCCTTCGGTCAGAGCTCCCCCGGTCCCCGAACACGGGCGTGTCCGATCCCCCGCTCCGCGCCCTCGTCGCGGACCCGAACGACGAGCTGTCCGGCGAACCGCGGCGCGAGCGCTGCTCGTTCCCCGACGAGCGGCGCGGCGGGCCGCCGAAGACGTCGGCGAAGTCGACGTCCGACCTCCGGGGCGGCGCGCCCGCCATGGTGGTGCGGCTGGCCTAGCGGTGCTCGAGCACGTGCTGCCTCTGGAGTGTGGAGGGAGGTGGGAGGAGGGGAGAGGAGGAGCTTGTGGCGGGGAGCGGGCGAGCGGCGCTTGGATTTCGGATGGCTGGCGTTCCCGCAGCGGCGTGCACCGGCTGGGGCGCCATCGCCATCGGCGGTCCAGATTTGCTTGTCCGTTGCCACACTACCGCGTCGGACTGCGAAAGGGTTAATTGGATTCGTGCTATTATAATTTTCTCGAAAAAACGCCATTATTATTCGTCTAAAACATGTCATTATAATTTTTCGTTTGCCACAAAAATATCACTGAATACGTATGGATAACCCAGCTATATGCATATACGAAGACGTATATTTCATTTCCCCTGCCACTGGCatgtgggccccacctatcatcttcttcttcttctcctcatcTCTCTCCTGATGGGCACATCGAAGGGGTGTGGGCGAGAGCCGCCATTGGCAGTGTGCTCGACGGGAGGAGTGGAGGGATGGGGGCGACTGGAGGAGGCTGTTGCTCGCCCACGTGGCCACGTGGTCTCGGCGGCTGCTGCGCGCGTGGCCATGGCGGGCCAAAGCTTCTCCGCCTCGAGCCCCGGGTGGCCATGGCGGGCGGAGCTGCTGTGCGGCCATGGTGGGTGGAGCTCGCGCGCAGCTATGGCGGGCCGACGCTCCTGCGCCTCGAGCTCCGCTGGCGCCACCAGGAATGGGCAAGCAGCAGCTCGTGGAGCCCCATGACGACTTGACGAGGCGGAGCTTCTTCTCGTGGTGGCCGGAGCTGGAGGCGGGCGCGCCATCGTCTCCGTCCGCGGAGTCGACGCTTCGGCGGTTGGAGCTTCGCCCCTggggctgctgctactgctgctctaGGCGGAGGAGCTCTGGCCCGCCAGCTCCGCCTGTCGTGGCGTGCGCCATGGCCGCGTGGGAGCTCTGTCCGCCATGGCAGCACGGGAGCTTGAGGCGGAGGAGCTCCGACCCGCCATGGCTACGCGTGCTGCTGCcggtgtgctgctgctgctgctgctcgggcACGTGCTGCTGTTGCTCGGCGTGCTGCTTCTGCTGCTACTCGCCGTGGCCGCGGCCGcgtcgggatggagagagaggaggagaggaggagaggaggaagaagaagatgacatgtaggGCATGCGTGTCAGTGACAAGGgtgatgaagtatacgtcttcgtatacgtCTGCAGCTGGACTCAGACTGTGTCTATATGTATTTAGTGGTATTTTTGTGGGAAACAAAAAATTATAATAACATGCTTCAAAATAGACAAATAGTAATGGCGTTCCCGTTGCGAAACGGCCACCTGCAGCTCACGTGGCGCCGCGCAGATTTCCTTTCGGCACGCGAACTGGCCCATTTGGCATTGGACTTAATCCACTTGGCGGGCCGCCCTATAAGCCCTGCAGGCTGCAACGCGTGACCTGTTGGGCCTCCAAAGGCCCAATAGAACCGAAACCCTAATCTCCTCTCTATTTATACAGACACAACCCTACGCTTTGCATCTCCTCGTTTCGGCGAGGCGCCCGCTGTTCTTGCTTCTCTCGATTGCTTTTCAATTTCAATAACAGTCGATATTCTCTTCCCTTGGTTGTGCGTGGCTTTGCTGTTGGATCTTTCTCTGTGAAGAGATTACAAGCAGACGGGCGGTCTGAATCTGATGCCGTGTTGATTCGTCTGCAGTTTACATGCCTTCCTTCGGGTTGGCATCCGAGAGAAAGAACCAAAGCCCTTCCATCTGCTTGTTTTCACTCTTTAATTCCTCTTCGAGTTTGTCAAAGTATTGGTGCTGTGATGAAGAtgcttaattatttctatgtctGGACATCTGAGATCAATCTCCGTGATTGGGTTACGCATCATTCTGAGCTCAGATcaattagttttgttttaatCAATTTACTGTTGCGCCTTGCTTAAATTCTTCTAGGGATGGGCTCAATCATCGATTGAAGCCCAAAGAACCTGAGAAAGCAAAGCTGGTGCAGAGAGCGACATGGTTAACTTACCAACCCTTTGCAGCCTTGCATTGCTCTGGAGTCAAATGGTTTAATCAAAATTTCTTCGTGCTGATCTTTCTGATTCAGCTCTGCTCGTTTGTTGGTTTTTGATTTGGAATGCGAATCAAGCGCTTATTACGACGGCAAGTGATGTGTAAATCTTTATCCTACACACTCAATGGAATTACTGCCATGTGTGGACTAATAATCTCCGCTTATTATCTGATGCCTGTGTTAAGCGCTGCTACTTTTTTTTTCGAAAACTAATAATCTCCGCTTATTATCTGATGCCTGTGTTAAGCGCTGCTACTTTCTTTCGAAAAAAAAACATTTCTGGCAATGTTAAGAATTAGGATTTTATCTCTGTTACAAAGCAGATGTTGGCAAGTGATGACAGGTTAATATTATGCTATACACTGAATCTTGTGTGGACTAAAAACTCCGCTTATTATCTGATGCAACATCACTCGAAGGTTTCTGAATGTTAATGGACTGGTTGGATGATCCAGTGTACACAAATTTTGGTCTTGTACCACTTTTTTCTTCGGGAATCGTCAGAAAGGTTTTCCCGCAAAGCATATATAAAACTGCATATTCAGATGATAAAACTACAATTTTCTAATTGTTCACAAAGTTTTGCTTATTTGAGCATCATATATTATGATCGATCCATCTTCAATCATTTCAGATGCAGTTGAATGATATCGTTTCTATACAGCATTCAAAAAAAGGCAAAGTTTTGTTTTGGTATGGTAACCTGTTGAAGCA
It encodes:
- the LOC136550645 gene encoding J domain-containing protein required for chloroplast accumulation response 1-like, with the protein product MAGAPPRRSDVDFADVFGGPPRRSSGNEQRSRRGSPDSSSFGSATRARSGGSDTPVFGDRGSSDRRRHPGEEFYKDIFPGSEAASPRRGGAGDWGDVFGGPASPVSTARPRSSFSMRVNRGTDGSVPTSPSRQISNRNDDGTSYAYSVPTSPNASMNNYLAQGAAQQHSKKNPFSWHRYPFLSRFRSQSGEKKSTSNYVSSMDSEFEETPVNLESIMANNKFHFSFYKWAGKGALLVLPATAQEKSADIIGLRSFPQVVVQGIDLIDYEDNMSTATGTSKSQTDYEDSKSGKHSTNSVTKDGAIPLLSEDYMQGTKQSNDHTKNDVSSASLSSKISRSPSERSRSSRVKEKVKGFIKLFSPESSPKRKRAPETQGQTSVGKNGSKTELQDKFSISSLEANEDVETAQMNSQNAFITEPFPMSEVQERMDKPVLSENSKMDTAMGSNEAASNESIHDHTKDKADNTIEHEDTHIEDLDGCVVEHFSEDPVLHNDQEKELIKISESKIREWSRGKEGNIRSLLSTLQYVLWPESGWKPVPLVDIIEGAAVKKAYQKALLCLHPDKLQQRGAAMHQKYIAEKVFDILQESWKEFNSITFG